The following proteins come from a genomic window of Metarhizium brunneum chromosome 2, complete sequence:
- the DEHA gene encoding Fluoroacetate dehalogenase, translating to MFDGLIPFSITTQTDPLVTIKGLQTSPESPLPPLLLLHGFPQTRHIWHRIVPHLTTTYNLIIPDLRGYGESSKPPSVAAYAKSAMAKDMICLMNHLGHKTFFVCAHDRGARVAHKLLVDYPNLVRKAILLDICPTLSMYQATSQEFATAYFHWFFLIQPAPLPETLISATPRKFAELCMGGKDGKGLHIFDKACYEEYVKLFEDEDTVHAMCNDYRAAATVDLDEQRADLEKGRLINAPVRIIWGKKGVIEKCFDAMAEWRKVVGEGVVLDGYSVDSGHYIPEEAPDDVVKAVCEFFV from the coding sequence ATGTTTGACGGCCTCATCCCCTTCTCCATCACTACGCAAACCGACCCCCTCGTCACCATCAAAGGTCTTCAAACCTCACCAGAATCACCACTTCCCCCACTCCTGCTCCTCCACGGCTTCCCGCAAACCCGTCACATATGGCATCGCATCGTCCCACACCTCACCACCACGTACAACCTCATCATCCCTGACCTCCGCGGCTATGGCGAATCATCCAAACCGCCCTCGGTAGCGGCCTACGCCAAATCCGCCATGGCAAAGGACATGATATGCCTCATGAACCACCTCGGCCACAAGACCTTCTTCGTCTGCGCACACGACCGCGGCGCCCGGGTCGCCCACAAGCTCCTCGTCGACTATCCCAACCTCGTACGCAAAGCCATACTCCTCGACATTTGCCCCACGCTATCCATGTACCAAGCTACCAGTCAAGAATTTGCGACTGCGTATTTCCACTGGTTCTTCTTGATCCAGCCTGCGCCGCTACCAGAGACGCTGATATCCGCCACGCCGCGCAAGTTTGCAGAGCTGTGCATGGGCGGCAAGGATGGGAAGGGATTACATATTTTCGACAAGGCGTGCTACGAGGAGTATGTGAAGCTgtttgaggatgaggataCGGTGCATGCCATGTGCAACGACTACAGGGCTGCCGCAACAGTGGACCTAGATGAGCAGAGGGCGGATCTAGAGAAGGGACGGTTGATCAATGCTCCTGTGAGGATCATTTGGGGGAAGAAGGGCGTCATAGAGAAGTGTTTTGATGCGATGGCAGAGTGGAGGAAGGTTGTGGGCGAGGGAGTTGTGCTGGATGGGTATAGTGTTGATAGCGGGCATTATATCCCAGAGGAGGCGCCTGACGATGTGGTCAAGGCGGTTTGTGAGTTTTTCGTGTAG
- the ANKRD50_2 gene encoding Ankyrin repeat domain-containing protein 50 — translation MPFLTPTDRQRRIIQLSQEWGVDLPPAPAPLTRPHNPPSFWTPKDDQVAEDLMQRRASELSQSRRQSSLSKAFSSNNLKKGKTWDPREVLEVLSSWIANSGSPGVAEALILKLSAAGVDFSGNQTKQKSGILSRRKSVDTFVDRSKFLKLAVQGNQYEMLQVLLPHADGFSIDQALAPAIRTGNTRVAELLLRYGACASQTPEGQDAFRQACVVQSQSHIVGLLLRSESRPNAAWISACMCDAARSACLETVLYLSRSTADGNHNHAEALKLAIALGRQDIALAIIMGNHPPHGPGLDEAFHNLYEHPSLDPATKLAMAELLLCAGAQGNALSQALESACETQFYDMASLLARYGASIEYNDATMLKRAIARGELELVSSLLTDSAKLSPALASSCVPLIAKQAPFETRVMVLSLLLRKGAKGVALDDMLIDAAEAGDIESVDLLLNPVYPESTPITLKDSNHTRLSNGIPRHEVASVDHRSGEALRTAVLRADAAMTDKILSAQPTAETLSIVFPMTKKLSPKDRYRMAQVFLKRSLSGPCLHAALHDAINEDASQRDNALIKLLLEHDADINFSHGPGLAAVIKQKDIKLLGSLLHKASPQTAAARVMDAMEVSDHRERFEMMSMLINAGAVIGAQEIAAALSQSLSEKPVDMSLLRLLLQQGGADVNLLEGAIAKKAVSNPDPKVLDMVFANSRPSSTTVTCAFNEFAPLPSTDSKAWKLRAILSKSKHKEDLNWVLVHEVQSLLKTNTSKASLSTLKILLDSGADPNAYKAAALCHAVIGANVKITDMLLESKTPLSAAALGTALPHVLRITDPMERLTLTKKLVDAGAHPLEINRALVHAITAYPEDVSLQNALAAAADTSDGEALSLSISKESPETMDLLLSKSQSSLETRSTMVVKAMEVKNRTARHHMCKNLLRLGVSTETASSALLVAARDGDVNLGDLLMAHGASIATNNGQAIIEACRGGSAEVLSVLLKQDGQMNKSIMEAGFQAATEVRDLSKRAVVFEQLLKRGVAGDLVDAQLQSAARYGEDGEAVLRVLLAAGADPNFNNGECVVAATRSAFIGSLELLLGLWGEGGHQKKVSQPTLSRSLKACWNLSRDSRFQVVNDLIKAGLRPTDDMHIALNEAINEDDPEERLVRLLLNHGASPAANGCKTLVDAVNNSASSSLALLLEKNLPQEDISRAFNQAFTTETFAKWFTDRGYETANLLLDKGAHGASLSGALVLAMRNSAVETEMLADKFVTLLIKHGADVNYNNGEPLQQAASKANLSWTRQLLECRPTIPTLSLAFQCIFDTALSQDEVLDLFKMFAEYRDGDVRIDVLSSQQGLEPVLVRAISQYPRSTTILETLLDAGLYHDQATTYKIHADVDKEEAMTLLIWAISQPQKRVSTSVIELLLARGAKVNAETSLSRTTPLMLAIQTRRPDLVKILLLEGAEVDILDYLGRTPLSMATDIGGDISVQIMSLLLAADPSRDDGSLHNAARDLNLPVVKVLVQSGHDPDFPSPLHEGRSALAEVCLHGSSKGEMSADRERTMQKVMTFLIDNKSDLSLKANDKTLLQLCFAASDPVATTRCFLKSGMWKLINKPFNFYTSEGYTYSPTMYIKKILPQTDASDALLKILKANRASDVYYAVSGAQPPDAIGLPEDMAVQERARKARLERLAEETQDFSIVMARKREIASVEQQILAQKAEMEDMRRRKLHNEDIAAVRSKAQVEESLASAAHTRRLQEHHSLAESSISRSRALAASELETEEARQRKALEWETRLNTERVDNARALSSIRISERQEVERIDKGAETRIKGRLEAQRKLVESQEKLAKRLADGPSAGINDPRRQIGYVTELS, via the exons ATGCCGTTTCTAACGCCAACCGATCGCCAGCGGCGCATTATCCAACTCTCGCAAGAATGGGGAGTCGACCTACCTCCAGCTCCGGCACCTCTCACGAGACCCCACAACCCGCCTTCATTTTGGACGCCAAAAGATGACCAAGTAGCCGAGGATCTCATGCAACGGCGAGCCTCCGAGCTCTCGCAGTCTCGGCGTCAAAGTAGCTTAAGTAAAGCGTTTTCGTCAAACAATTTGAAAAAGGGCAAGACCTGGGATCCTCGCGAGGTGCTCGAGGTGCTCAGTTCATGGATAGCCAATTCAGGGTCGCCGGGTGTGGCGGAGGCGCTGATATTGAAACTGTCTGCGGCGGGCGTTGACTTTAGCGGCAATCAAACAAAGCAAAAGAGCGGTATCCTGAGCCGAAGAAAGAGTGTCGACACCTTTGTTGATCGCTCAAAATTCCTGAAGCTTGCTGTCCAAGGCAACCAGTATGAGATGCTGCAGGTCTTACTCCCGCACGCTGACGGATTCTCCATCGATCAGGCACTGGCTCCGGCTATACGCACTGGAAATACACGGGTTGCCGAGTTGCTGTTGAGGTATGGAGCTTGTGCCTCCCAAACCCCCGAGGGCCAGGACGCCTTTCGCCAAGCTTGTGTTGTCCAGAGCCAGTCGCACATAGTTGGGTTGCTATTGCGTTCAGAAAGCCGGCCAAACGCGGCGTGGATATCAGCATGTATGTGTGATGCAGCAAGGTCGGCTTGTCTAGAAACCGTGCTGTATCTTAGCAGGTCGACAGCGGATGGCAACCACAATCACGCCGAAGCCTTGAAATTGGCCATTGCGCTGGGACGACAAGATATCGCGTTGGCGATAATCATGGGAAACCACCCGCCACATGGGCCCGGGCTAGACGAGGCATTCCACAATCTTTACGAGCACCCATCACTCGACCCAGCGACAAAACTTGCCATGGCGGAATTGCTTCTGTGCGCAGGAGCGCAGGGCAATGCGTTGTCACAGGCGCTGGAAAGTGCATGCGAAACACAGTTTTACGACATGGCAAGTCTCTTGGCGAGATACGGCGCATCAATAGAATACAACGATGCCACCATGCTGAAGAGAGCGATCGCTCGTGGTGAGCTGGAATTGGTGAGCTCCCTGCTGACCGATTCAGCCAAGTTGAGCCCTGCTTTGGCGTCCAGTTGTGTGCCTCTGATTGCGAAGCAAGCGCCGTTTGAGACTCGAGTCATGGTTCTTAGTCTGCTTTTGCGGAAAGGCGCAAAAGGGGTTGCGTTGGACGATATGCTCATAGACGCGGCTGAAGCAGGCGACATAGAGTCCGTTGACTTGTTACTAAACCCCGTCTATCCAGAGTCCACCCCTATTACCCTTAAGGATTCGAACCACACTCGGCTTTCAAACGGGATACCACGCCATGAGGTGGCCTCTGTTGACCATAGATCTGGTGAAGCTCTGCGAACCGCAGTGTTGCGAGCCGACGCGGCCATGACAGATAAAATTCTTTCTGCCCAGCCTACAGCCGAAACCTTGTCGATCGTATTTCCTATGACGAAGAAGCTGTCGCCCAAAGACCGCTATCGAATGGCCCAGGTGTTCTTGAAGAGATCACTGTCCGGCCCTTGTCTCCACGCAGCGTTGCATGATGCAATCAATGAAGATGCCTCACAAAGAGACAATGCCCTGATTAAGCTCCTGTTGGAGCATGACGCCGACATCAATTTTAGCCACGGCCCGGGACTGGCGGCTGTTATCAAGCAAAAGGATATCAAATTGCTCGGGTCACTTTTGCATAAAGCATCGCCGCAAACTGCTGCTGCCCGCGTAATGGATGCCATGGAAGTTTCAGACCATAGGGAGCGTTTTGAGATGATGTCTATGCTGATCAACGCTGGTGCTGTAATTGGGGCCCAGGAAATTGCAGCCGCACTGTCACAAAGCCTTTCCGAAAAGCCCGTCGATATGTCGCTGTTGCGACTGTTGCTGCAACAAGGAGGCGCCGACGTTAACCTGCTTGAGGGTGCGATAGCAAAGAAGGCGGTTTCGAACCCAGATCCAAAGGTCCTGGATATGGTCTTTGCAAACAGCCGACCATCCTCAACAACGGTGACCTGCGCATTCAATGAATTCGCCCCGCTTCCATCCACAGACAGTAAAGCCTGGAAACTGCGTGCCATCTTATCCAAGTCCAAGCACAAGGAAGATCTGAACTGGGTGTTGGTGCACGAGGTCCAGTCACTATTAAAGACGAATACTAGCAAAGCGTCGCTGTCGACATTGAAGATTCTGCTCGACAGCGGTGCAGATCCAAATGCCTACAAAGCCGCCGCCCTTTGCcatgccgtcattggcgCAAATGTCAAAATTACCGATATGCTACTAGAATCAAAGACACCTCTTTCCGCCGCTGCACTGGGGACAGCGCTTCCGCATGTACTTCGAATTACTGATCCTATGGAGAGACTGACTCTCACTAAGAAACTCGTCGATGCTGGTGCTCATCCCCTCGAAATCAACAGAGCCTTGGTGCACGCCATAACGGCGTACCCTGAGGACGTATCGCTACAGAATGCCTTGGCAGCGGCTGCTGATACATCGGACGGCGAGGCACTGTCACTGTCAATATCAAAGGAATCACCTGAAACTATGGACCTGCTGCTGTCGAAATCACAATCTTCTCTAGAAACTCGAAGTACCATGGTCGTCAAGGCTATGGAGGTCAAGAACCGAACGGCAAGACACCACATGTGTAAGAATCTGTTAAGACTTGGCGTGTCAACAGAAACTGCATCCAGTGCTCTGCTAGTAGCAGCCAGAGACGGTGATGTTAATCTTGGAGACTTACTCATGGCACACGGCGCGAGCATCGCAACGAACAATGGCCAGGCCATCATTGAGGCCTGCCGTGGAGGTTCGGCAGAAGTCTTGAGCGTGCTCTTGAAGCAGGATGGGCAGATGAACAAAAGTATCATGGAGGCCGGCTTCCAGGCTGCCACCGAGGTTCGAGATCTGAGCAAGCGCGCTGTCGTCTTTGAGCAGTTGTTAAAAAGAGGTGTGGCCGGTGATTTGGTGGATGCCCAACTACAATCTGCAGCTCGATatggtgaagacggcgaagCGGTATTGCGAGTTCTACTCGCCGCTGGCGCGGACCCCAACTTCAACAATGGCGAATGCGTTGTTGCGGCCACAAGGAGCGCCTTCATTGGCAGCCTAGAATTGCTACTAGGACTCTGGGGTGAAGGAGGCCACCAG AAGAAAGTGTCTCAGCCCACGCTGTCGAGATCGCTAAAGGCGTGCTGGAACCTGAGCCGTGATAGCCGATTCCAAGTTGTCAATGATCTCATCAAAGCGGGCTTGCGGCCCACAGACGATATGCACATTGCATTGAATGAAGCCATTAATGAAGATGATCCCGAAGAACGACTTGTCAGGCTCTTGCTGAATCACGGggcatcaccagcagccaaTGGCTGCAAGACCCTCGTAGATGCAGTGAACAACtctgcgtcgtcgtcactgGCACTTCTGCTGGAAAAGAACCTGCCACAGGAAGACATAAGCCGTGCTTTCAATCAAGCATTCACTACTGAGACGTTTGCCAAGTGGTTCACCGACCGCGGCTATGAGACAGCCAATCTTCTGTTGGACAAGGGAGCCCACGGTGCATCTCTTAGTGGTGCATTAGTTCTTGCAATGAGGAACTCTGCAGTTGAAACTGAGATGCTGGCTGACAAATTTGTCACTTTGCTGATCAAGCATGGCGCGGACGTGAATTACAACAATGGGGAACCCCTTCAGCAAGCGGCCTCCAAAGCAAATCTTTCGTGGACAAGGCAGCTTCTGGAGTGTCGACCGACTATTCCGACATTGTCTCTGGCATTTCAATGTATCTTCGACACGGCGCTATCCCAAGATGAGGTGCTCGATTTGTTTAAAATGTTTGCAGAATACAGAGACGGGGATGTCAGGATTGATGTTTTAAGCAGCCAACAGGGACTAGAGCCCGTCCTTGTGCGAGCCATTTCGCAATATCCGAGATCAACGACTATTCTAGAGACTTTACTTGATGCCGGTCTCTATCATGATCAAGCCACTACATACAAGATCCACGCCGATGTTGACAAGGAAGAAGCCATGACACTTTTGATCTGGGCAATTTCCCAGCCCCAGAAGCGAGTTAGCACCTCTGTGATTGAGCTATTACTTGCTCGTGGCG CCAAAGTGAATGCGGAGACGAGCTTATCTCGTACTACACCACTCATGCTTGCTATCCAGACCCGACGACCTGATCTCGTCAAGATCCTTCTACTTGAAGGTGCGGAAGTCGACATTTTAGACTACTTGGGAAGAACACCATTATCTATGGCTACAGATATTGGAGGCGACATCTCGGTACAGATCATGTcactcctcctcgccgctgACCCCTCTAGGGACGATGGCTCTCTCCACAACGCCGCTCGTGACCTCAACCTGCCTGTTGTCAAAGTCctggtccagtctggtcatGATCCCGACTTTCCCAGTCCTTTACACGAGGGACGCAGCGCTCTCGCTGAGGTATGTCTGCATGGATCAAGTAAAGGCGAAATGAGCGCAGATCGCGAACGCACTATGCAAAAAGTCATGACGTTCCTCATCGACAATAAATCTGATCTGTCGTTAAAAGCAAATGACAAGACTCTCTTGCAGTTGTGTTTTGCAGCTTCTGACCCTGTTGCTACGACACGATGTTTCCTCAAATCCGGCATGTGGAAGCTCATTAACAAACCATTCAACTTTTATACTTCCGAAGGATACACGTACTCCCCCACCATGTATATCAAGAAAATCCTCCCGCAAACTGACGCATCCGATGCCCTTCTCAAGATACTCAAGGCCAATCGCGCCAGCGATGTGTACTACGCCGTATCTGGGGCACAACCCCCTGACGCGATCGGTCTCCCCGAAGACATGGCCGTTCAAGAACGCGCTCGTAAAGCCCGTCTGGAGCGCCTCGCAGAAGAAACACAAGATTTTTCCATAGTCATGGCTCGCAAGCGGGAAATTGCATCCGTTGAGCAGCAAATTCTGGCCCAAAAAGCCGAAATGGAAGATATGCGCCGTCGTAAGCTACACAATGAAGACATCGCCGCCGTACGGTCCAAGGCCCAAGTTGAAGAATCACTCGCCAGTGCCGCTCATACTCGCAGACTACAAGAGCATCACTCACTTGCGGAATCATCCATATCACGTAGCAGAGCACTCGCAGCTTCGGAGCTGGAGACCGAAGAGGCAAGACAGAGGAAGGCGCTGGAGTGGGAGACAAGGCTGAATACGGAAAGAGTTGACAATGCGCGGGCACTGAGCTCGATTAGGATTAGTGAGAGACAGGAGGTCGAGAGGATTGACAAGGGCGCGGAGACGAGGATAAAAGGGCGACTAGAAGCGCAGAGGAAGCTGGTGGAGAGTCAGGAGAAGTTGGCGAAGAGGTTGGCTGATGGGCCAAGCGCCGGCATCAATGATCCGAGAAGACAAATTGGCTATGTGACGGAGTTAAGTTAA
- the RAD5_1 gene encoding DNA repair protein RAD5, producing the protein MAKADKTIETPISKHDPHDAQTLNEATTRSAENNSQYRNKARDMNEVQVKTEPGTEPGTAGTGNEEDNGLNSEESSDSGTEGEHDSDFECSEDESEIKPRVAKTPAKKPSRNRAAPAKTAREFIARLHRKQDDAVRKKQKQSQNKRKAEATDEEASKRPKTINASSGSDLFASLTHPMFGGFDDGGPPAPAMPEIDAHTHQKQFALLRDSIPKGADTRRTKTQHRDLREAAKLFGYKKVKATSGNWLLQGMETPLYGYQLTAAAWMLKRECDRAQPLGGMIADEMGIGKTITSLACVVGNPPEAEDLKTYTKGTLVIVPNVSIANQWREEVKKHCGDDFGKTVMIHQSKNQAPAVSYQNLMIVITTTNEVLAYYRRLQSGKKHEDEVLGFNWYRIILDEAHSIKNLKSLTKQSMCTLKAKHRWALTGTPLSNSATEFIPYLRFIGFEVEERKKCFAKEYMDKNKANKKLEALISSFMYRRTQRDTFLGHQIVPIPRSETHDIWVPLTVEEEAIYIFMKKLSSSDMTESDDEQDKTESEKEVVQPQQRKRHMSLRHLISHPYNIERLLRNFEEAAQIQELRDSIRQVTGTQTVLQQILSQNEAKESLERYKSGLTQMRTYTNTAFGGIFKFDEHLAAVQDELKLKDMECIKCQSSDLEMPMIIPKCDHIYCGHCYDQIIQSTRLCKTPNEVPLTCVADGCNMPFKSAKKLKTMSAEVDEALKLGNYPDTDDNKVTLARKKDQIGFFISSYTTPGLSMVPNSRLTTAMAVLLSWRADYPDDKIIVFTLNVTTAKVLGSMLKHARIGFVYYFGSMGDKKKKIALEMFKKSPTTNVFLSGLMAGGQSLNITCANRIIIIDPWWNVTSELQAAGRTSRIGQTKKCYVVRIFTSAATDARVAELQKSKSEEVDHALQDDGHVPQELDYQERLELFERTRG; encoded by the exons atggccaaggccgacaaGACGATAGAAACACCTATTTCGAAACATGATCCTCACGATGCTCAAACGTTGAATGAAGCTACAACGAGGTCGGCTGAGAACAACAGTCAATACAGAAATAAAGCGCGAGACATGAATGAGGTACAGGTCAAGACAGAGCCCGGTACAGAGCCTGGTACGGCCGGTACGGGGAACGAAGAAGATAATGGCCTCAACAGCGAAGAGTCTAGTGATAGTGGGACGGAGGGTGAACATGATAGTGATTTTGAATGTTCAGAAGATGAGAGCGAAATAAAACCCAGAGTTGCCAAAACtccggccaagaagccctcACGAAATCGAGCCGCGCCAGCAAAAACTGCTCGTGAGTTCATTGCCAGGCTCCATCGGAAGCAAGATGACGCGGTTCGAAAGAAACAAAAGCAGAGCCAGAATAAACGAAAGGCAGAAGCTACAGACGAGGAAGCATCTAAGAGACCGAAAACAATAAACGCTAGTTCTGGATCGGATTTGTTTGCCAGTCTCACTCATCCAATGTTTGGTGGATTTGATGACGGTGGGCCGCCAGCTCCGGCAATGCCCGAGATTGATGCGCATACGCACCAGAAGCAGTTTGCGTTATTGAGAGATAGTATTCCGAAGGGAGCAGACACTCGTCGGACCAAGACCCAGCATCGGGATCTCAGGGAAGCGGCGAAGCTGTTCGGATACAAGAAAGTGAAAGCAACGTCTGGAAATTGGCTGCTGCAGGGGATGGAAACTCCTCTTTACGGATATCAACTAACTGCAGCAGCTTGGATGCTGAAGAGAGAGTGCGATAGAGCGCAGCCATTGGGTGGAATGATTGCTGATGAAATGGGGATTGGCAAAACCATTACAAGCCTGGCTTGCGTCGTAGGGAATCCGCCGGAAGCTGAAGACTTGAAAACTTATACCAAGGGCACATTGGTCATTGTACCAAACGTTAGCATTGCGAACCAATGGCGGGAGGAGGTTAAGAAGCATTGCGGCGATGACTTCGGAAAGACTGTCATGATACATCAGTCAAAAAATCAGGCACCAGCCGTATCATACCAAAATCTAATGATAGT TATTACAACCACGAACGAAGTCCTAGCGTACTATCGAAGGCTTCAAAGTGGCAAGAAACATGAAGACGAAGTACTTGGTTTCAATTGGTACAGGATCATTTTAGACGAGGCGCATAGCATCAAGAACTTGAAGAGTCTTA CCAAGCAGTCTATGTGCACTTTAAAGGCGAAACACCGTTGGGCCCTAACTGGAACACCCCTCTCAAACTCTGCTACTG AGTTTATACCTTATCTGCGATTTATAGGATTTGAGGTAGAAGAGCGTAAAAAGTGCTTTGCCAAAGAGTATATGGACAAG AACAAAGCAAATAAGAAGCTTGAGGCTCTCATTTCTAGCTTCATGTATCGAAG AACCCAACGTGACACGTTTCTTGGTCACCAGATTGTCCCTATTCCGCGCAGTGAGACGCACGACATTTGGGTTCCCCTGacagttgaagaagaagccatctACAT ATTTATGAAAAAGCTGTCTTCAAGCGACATGACTGAATCCGATGATGAACAAGATAAAACTGAATCCGAGAAAGAAGTGGTACAAccacaacaaagaaagaggcATATGTCCTTGAGACATCTAATTTCACATCCGTATAACATCGAGAGACTTTTGCGCAATTTTGAAGAGGCCGCCCAAATCCAGGAACTTCGCGATAGTATACGGCAAGTTACGGGCACTCAAACAGTTCTTCAACAAATTCTTTCTCAAAATGAGGCGAAAGAAAGCTTGGAAAGATATAAATCGGGGCTTACTCAAATGAGAACTTATACTAATACCGCATTCGGGGGCATCTTTAAGTTCGACGAACACCTCGCAGCCGTTCAGGACGAACTGAAGCTGAAGGATATGGAATGCATCAAGTGCCAGTCATCTGACCTGGAAATGCCAATGATAATACCAAAG TGCGATCATATTTACTGTGGCCATTGTTATGACCAAATAATACAATCCACGAGGCTCTGCAAAACGCCAAATGAGGTTCCATTA ACTTGCGTTGCAGATGGATGTAATATGCCTTTCAAATCTGCTAAAAAGCTGAAGACAATGTCAGccgaggtggacgaggcgcTAAAACTTGGAAACTATCCTGATACAGACGATAATAAGGTCACCTTGGCACGAAAGAAGGACCAAATTggtttcttcatctccagctATACCACTCCAGGTCTTTCGATGGTACCAAACTCCCGATTGACGACTGCAATGGCCGTGTTGTTAAGCTGGCGAGCCGACTATCCGGACGACAAGATCATCG TGTTTACTCTGAATGTGACTACCGCCAAAGTGCTGGGGAGTATGCTCAAGCATGCCCGTATTGGATTTGTATACTATTTCGGAAGCATGGGcgacaaaaagaagaagataGCTTTAGAGATGTTCAAGAAATCTCCAACTACAAACGTCTTT CTCTCAGGCCTAATGGCGGGCGGGCAATCACTGAACATTACCTGCGCTAATCGAATCATTATTATCGACCCGTGGTGGAATGTGACGTCCGAGCTCCAAGCAGCAGGACGTACTAGCCGTATCGGACAGACAAAGAAATGTTATGTTGTGCGAATATTCACATCAGCAGCGACGGATGCACGGGTAGCAGAGCTGCAGAAATCCAAGAGCGAGGAGGTTGACCATGCCCTGCAGGACGACGGCCACGTACCTCAAGAACTAGACTACCAAGAACGCCTCGAACTCTTTGAAAGAACTCGGGGTTGA